Within Paralichthys olivaceus isolate ysfri-2021 chromosome 14, ASM2471397v2, whole genome shotgun sequence, the genomic segment GGCAGTATGTACCTGGGATGGCAAGAGATGGAGGTAACCAAGTTTATTTTGTCTTCAGTtaatagagggagagagataatGGAAGCTGTAGGAAGTGTGGTTGAGTCAAACTGTACCTCTGAACTCCAGACCCCTCAGCTGGAAAGTGACCAAGCCATTGCCGATCTCGATCAGGTGGACCAGGGCGTTGAGGTAGTCAGACGCCAGAATGAAACAGTCTCCGGCGCTGTAGTTGCCCCATCGGCCCAACATGAGGTCACCGCAAAGTGACTGCTGCAGCGAGCGTGTCAGATACTCATAAAATATGGAGTTTAGGTTGTTGTCATCGCAGCCTGCAGGAGAGGGACGGGGGGAAAGTGAACGGTCAGACAGATGAACAGGTGACAAGGATGTGGACAAACTAGAAGGTAGagcaaaataattaaataaagtttgactgATTCCTTCATATGCTCATTCTATCTAAACTACTAAAAGTTCATTTGAACCTTTTGTGCTGAGGGGCATAATAATGCAGCTGTAGTTGTTGATGTgacttttaaaaagaacaaaccCGTCTCTTTATCCACCTGGGACACCAGTCTGCTGTTGGAGTTGTCGATACGCTTTGTGCTGCAAGAAATGGgagacaaagaaacaagaaTATGTCAAAGGCTACCATGAACGCTGTGGTGACAAACCCGAGTCTTTCTCATGTGAAAGAGGTTAAATAAAATGCTGGTGGGGGTTCCTTCAATGCAAAGCCCACACGTCTCTTTTGCCATTTGGCCCAAAAATTTTTAAACAGTGCAGTCCTTTTAAATATGTTATAGTGCATCTTGTTCAGAGCCCTCGAATAAAACATCTGCCTTTCTGTTGTCCGTGCACCACAGTGCTTTTAATCTAATACATTTCAGATTAAATAGCAACATGGTCTAAATATAATCGCAGGCGACTTCTTGTCAAATCACTGGAGTCGGCACGATAAAGCTGCAGGAGTATTTTTGGACTGAAgtacacactgtctctcacatcAATAAGTTAGAGGGAACAGAGGGGttagagagagtgtgagtgagacagagacaaagagagagagcgagctcGGGGGAGggcgtgttgtgtgtgtctgcttatCCGCCTCACTCAGCTCAAAAGGATGAGATCTGAGCTGGTAAATATTGATTCTGGTGACAAAAATCTACTTACAAGTTTATTTTCAAATCCATCTTTTTGGTGAGATCATAGCAACTCGACAATATTCTATAACACTGTGTTTAGTCTGCCTCTCTTCACCCCCCCACCATCTCTGTGGACTCATTTCAACTGGTTCTTACTCGGAACacaaaccttttaaaaacagatcaCAAATGTAACATGCAACTTTGATAAGGAATGAACAATTTCCCAGAACTGTAGTTTTgagaaaacaatattaaaacagGAGGAAGTGCTGCATTCATTGAGATCTATTTTCTGCTGTGGATTAATATATGTTTGCTGTGATAGTGAGCAGGATGGTGCAATTGTGATTAAGGGTGCAGATTCTTAAGTCCAGACAAAGCTCTCTGTTTCGGCCTTACTTGTAGTTCCGCTCCCAGAACTTTATTGGCCGAGGATATGAGGAAATGAAGATGGCGCTGCCCAGGAAAGGAGCCAGTGGAGTGTAGAAGACGGTGGTGAGCAGCgtctggagcagcagcatggcggagtctgaacacacacacgccagtcaaggaaagaaaagcaggtgctgacacacacacactcacacatcttAGAACAGGATACGAGGCACTGCAAACGGCTGAGCGAAGGCATGGAAAGCGCTGCCCCAGGCGATCTGCCAGGGAGCGATGTAAACCAGGATGAAGTGGAGCTTCAGCAACAGCTCACGCAtctggagagaaacacaaatactCAGTCGGTCCTCTCTGAGTTCAGCAGAGGGACAGTATTAAAGCTGCTtccagacgtgcactgaacgccagatattctcctgaaatgatcTGGAGGAGCTGTGCAGACTTTCTCTAAAGTTTCTTCTGCCAGCCTCATGAGTAAGAACTCTGGGTAATGTCCGAGTGAAAACGGCAAGAACAGCAAATGGGCATGTTGATGAACAGGTGAAGAAGAGAAGCtaaagacaaagatgtcaacttggaaagaaaagaaaccttGATGCATCACTGAGGTTATTTTTACAAATCTCCAGCTGTGCGTATTTCTGGATGTGTctacaatctctctctcaccttgtGGAAAACAATGGACATGATGAAGAAGTCCAGCAGGAAGCTCTCGGAGGCGTGTGGGCAGTCGAATTGGAAAAAGACGAGCGTGAAGAGCAGAGTGAGGAACTGGAAGCTGGGGTCGCAGAAGGACGAACGCAGGAGTTTGAGTCCGGCCACCGTCGTCAGGAGAACGTCACAGCTGGAGGCGGCACAGGTAAGAGATCAGACGACAGGTTTAGCAGCTGGTTCACCACACGCACTCTGATGATGCTGCGTGTTTGTGTCCGCACTCACTGGATTCCCAGCTTCTTGCGGTGACTGAGGGCGAAGCCGTCGTTAGTGAGGGCGCTCAGCACGATGGCGGGGTACACCACGTACTTCTCAAAGCACAGGAGCCCCACGTACAGTCGCTCAAACCACATCAACACGGCATCCTCTGTAAcacaagagagaagaaagacgTGACACAATAGATTAGTGAAACCGCAAAACCGATTTCCAGCAAACCGGGTGGGGGGAAGGGGCCCTGGTCTGAGAAgaagtttggtgcagatgtgGATTACGGGGCAGATTCAGAATGTCTGAGTTCAGGAGTTCATGTCTATAAACACATGGCCTGACCTCTGGGTTCAAACTGGTGGTACTCCTTCGTCTTGAGGACCGGGTGGGAGATCCACAGCCAAGGGTGATGCTTCCTCAGCTGGGGGATGAGGTAGTGGGTGACGAACCCCACCGTCCCCGCCAGAGCGTAAAGCACGATGGTCACAAAGGGCTGGATACAAGAAGGGGTGTTGGTTAAACGTAAAAGGCAGCGGATAgaaagagaggacagaagatATTCTCACcttgagagacagaaacacagtgcTGGCAGTTATGGCGAAGGTTAGGATGTAGGCAACAGAGCACACGACCACGTCCGACAGCAGAATCTCCTTCTGAAGGACACAAGAGGGAGGAAGAACTGCGATCATTAATAATCCAAACTCAATGAAAACTCATTTTGTTTGTCAGACTCATTTAGGtgtgtgattatttttgtttaatccgTCTGAGCCTTCAAAGATGCAGCAGCTTGAGAAGAGTTAGCAGTTTCAGATTACACATTAATACTGTAAGAGGCAGCAGGAGGCCTGTTTTCTCTGAGGCATAATTCCCTGTAATCGTTCACATTGATCGACAGCAAACACGAGCTTAAGTCTCAACACCACAGCTCAGGTGCAGTGTGAGTGTAGGTTTAGAAACTCATTATTTCCTGCTAACTACATCACTGATGAAACAAATACTCGTTTGATCCATTTATATTGATCCGTAGTTACCATAGAGTTCTGCATCTTCTCCGGCAGTGGGTCTTTGATGTCGGTagattcctcctcctcttcctcactctccACCAGAGCAGGCATCACCTTTGACTTGATCAGAGATCTGTGATTAAAGAATAAGGAGAGTGTTATCTATGAAAAAAAGGAATATTTTGATGAAATGATTTCCTTCcaagaaaaacatgtgaatgAATTTATGtgtgataataatattaacatttcACATGATTTAAGAAACAACAGAGTAGTTTGACATATTTAATCAGCTTTTCACAgcatggaaattttacattacAATTTAAACTTGGTGAATCTCattatatttgaataatttaacatCACAAGATGGTATTAAAGTAGAGTATCATCAATACATAATAAATCTTCCATTATTTCCTCATGGAGATGAATTCCACTCTAATCTTTTTCTTAGGACTATAATGAAGTGAAagtgcatgcaaacacacacacacacacacacacacacactcacacactcacagtagTACGGAGGGGTCGCTGCTCTGTCGGCTGAGGTGGTAGGAAAAGACGACCAAAAGGCCACAGAAAGCAGAGAACAGAGCTGGAGTGTGCTGCTCATCCCAAGGCTcctgtaaccacacacacacacaaacacgttaacattttaaaacgtccttttcttgttttcttttttcttctgtattttttgttcatttctaCCTTGAGCGCTCCAAAGCAGAAGCCgtagagcagagacagagcgaTCAGACTGCGCAGGATGCTGTAGATCGCAGAGATGAGACTCGTAGCAGCTGAGACACACAAATCAGAGTGAGGATGAAAATACCTGCAGTCGGTATCATATGacacagattacacacacatcaaaccAGAGCTGTGGATGCACACGCGAAAAACAGAAGATTCAAAATGGAGATTAGAAAAAGTTTTAGGAACCTGTCCCTCCAAAGAAATGCATGTCAATCTGCTCCAGCAGGTAGATGGTGAAGGTGTTGATCTGAGGGAAGAGGCCGACCAGGAAGGTGATTGGGAAGCAGTAGGTAAAACCTGTTCAGTGcataaaacaaaagacatttcCATAAAGgaccatttttcttttcaaaaagtaataaaatgaataatatacAGCAACAAATAAAAGAGGTGCTGtgtagcagcagctgcagggctgTCTGGTATTTTCCTCCCTACCCACTAACAGGTCTCGTAAGAAGCGCAGTGCGTCGTGGCACACGATGGTGACCCCGTACAGGCTGGACACGGGCAGGTCCTTCCTCCTCAGCAGCTGCTCCAGCAGCCAGATCAGAgcacagaaaatacagaagTAGGCCGCTCGGCTGTAGGCCACCAGCTGGTTGTGACCCTGgggagacacacagacacacacacacacggacacacacaatTTAGGATGTTAGGACAGTCTGACTGTCAGCTCAGGCATAagatacaacacacacatattaggTTGAAGTGTCTTGAAATTGAAAGTGGAACACTGACAATACAACATGCATCATGGAAGAGTAACAGAATTCACAACTTGaaactaaacaaacatttaagacATATTAAGTTTTATTACACAAcctaatgtgatttttttttttacctgttaaATTTTTCATTCATATGTTATATGTCTTCTCAGATTAAGTAACAAACTCACGTGTGTTGGTGAAGCTGCGTCTGGTTGAACGCTCTGCGAAACAGAACAGCCAAAGTTAAAACCCTTACAGAGGAAGCAGACGTGATCTGGCAGGTCTGAGGTCAGTTTTTCTTGTCATCTACATTAGGTCACCATGGCACAGTCACATATCGAGACttcttaatatttatatttaccttCAGTAGGGAATACTGGCAGCTGGCGATGACCAGGCAAAACTGGAAGACCCAGAAGTCTTTGAAGCAACCGTGGTTGAGAAGCACAAAACCGAGGAAGGAAACCAGGAAGGCCATGAAGATGGCGACGAGATTCTCTATAACATCCTGGTttctgaacaaaaataatatgtAAGTATTTAAGTTATTGTTCTGCAGGTGAttaaactaaaaagaaaaaagaccaaATGATCAATAAGGAATGAAATACACACAAGGCACTACTAATACATTGGATGGTGCAATAATATGTTCAAAAGGCATTTTTGAGCCCAATTGTTTTAAATTGGAACCGACAATAAAACTCCAGTGAGTGTCATAACATTTGTTTGGAATACAAGAGAATTCAAACCAACAACAAGGACATGACCTGGTGTAAAATAATGAGGaggttttattaattatttcacagagagagagagccaggtgttttgtgtgttaCCTGTCCAAAAGAGCGACCAGTGTGAGTCTGTCGTATAAAATGTTCAGCCACTTCCCAGGAAACAGCTCAAGTTTGTAATAAATCTTCCTGGTGGGTTTCTCCTGAGTAGAAGTCTCTGATGTCTCATCCAAAGAGTCCTCTtcctgcgcacacacacacacacacacacacacacacaggcacaaattatttatacacacacatatctgcATGAATTCAGCTTCACCAAAAAAGAGTCTGATGTTTTATTGTAGATCTACAATTTTACATCAACATTTCTGACATTAAAAACACGGTCAGGATCATTATAGGTAGAAAGAACAAACACGCACAGTGTGTAAGTGTTGCATTAACGATTCAGCAGCGTCTCTTTGTTGATCCAGCTACATTATACCAACACTGCTTGTGTGTATCCATTGCTACATAGTTAGTACAATAGCACAAGAATCATCTGTGGATGTCTTGTGAGTCCTTGTGTGAATACATGGGATACAAACAACACCATGAAAAAAGCATTGCTCTGCAGAACTACTTGTCAGAATCCCTCAGGGTACCTTTAAATAACAACCTTGGAAAAACTTTGGACACCATGCATATACAACCTGCATGGCTGTCTTACAAATCATGCTCAGTACATAATGGATGTTGTTTGCCTGCagaataaaagagaagaaatagTGAAAGTAGACAAACACCTGGAAGATCTCAGGGTGCGTCCTCCGTGGCCGGAGCCTGTGTGCAGGGATGATGCGTCGCTGGAAAGGGCAGTCGGTGTGACCTCCCGCCAGGCCGTCCTGACACTCCGAGTTAGAGGACGTCGACAGCAGGTCACtgtagacacacaaacacagaggtaaCAGGATGAAGTGAGTAGAGGAGATGAagacagggaggaaaagaaagtcaAATAAAGATCTGACAGCAGTACCACATGTTGCCGGTGATGAGCTCGGCTCCCAGCGGCAGGTTGAGGGCTCTCTCTGCGTACAGCTTACGAGGCCTGTCTCCTGaaacaagcacatacacacaaaatttGTATAAATTATATTCAATAACTTGTGTGTTGAGATTTATATAGAATGATAGACAGACACCGGAGACGGAACAATGACTGCACAGCTGAACATCTTGGAGCCAGtccagaaaaatgtattttactctGCAGGCTTTCTGAGCTGTTTCAAAAGGAACAGCATCAGCTGCTGGCACTGCCTCCCACACaaactgtgtatttgtgcaaaaGATCAAAATATCATCAGACGATCCGAGCACAATGACTGGGTTCATTTACAGCAGCCCATTGTTCTTTCTCACGACATGTGACTCATCTCAGTTTATTTGTCTCCTGCAGAAAAATCTCATCACATTTCCAGGAACTGAAGGGAAGTTGTAATGTTGTTACTTTTGCTGCTTACTGTGGACGGTGTGGAAGGTGTAGGCCTCCTCTTTGTTGGTGGCCTCTGGTCTGCAGATGACCTGCAGCATGGAGCTCTCAGACTGAGACGTTTGTGAGGGCAGGGAGTCATAGTCCGgatccttctctctgtctgtctgtggactgGAGATAGAAAACATTAATTAGTCGAGAACTGTGATGCTGAATGCTTGAATCTAAAAGTTTGTACGTACCTGTCAGGGGAGACTattggtatgtgtgtgtggggtatAGCCTGCAGTGTGTCAGTAGGCAGGCTGGTGGGGGGTTTGGGCCTCTGTGATTTGTTTTCCGTGTTGGTCTCCGCTATCGTATCATCGTCTCTGGAGGTCGTACTCAGATTCTCTGAAAACAGACcaagtggaaatgttttttgagGATATAAGCGGAGATAATTCTCTCCTCATTTCACAGGGACTGTCCTATCAATAAAGTTGAACTGCCCAAAAGTATcccaagaagaaaaaaagaaaatattctgcCTCAGGAGCCGACAGAGAGAAAAGTAGAATAAAAACGTTTGTATTCATTGAACGGCCTGAAACAAAACTCCAAATGAATGTTATTGTTGCTCCACTGCTTCTGAGGTAATAATTAGCTTGAGCTTCACAAACCAGTGGCGACGTTGCACTTGTCCATGGACTTATCTTAAAATCTGCATTAAACTTTTATAAACCCTACACACCCATACTCTCTCCATTGTTTCCCCTTCTGCTGCCTGATGTGACCTCTTCTCATGAATGTGAGCTTGTGTTCAGTCTGtctttgactgacagctcccTGTCGCCTGTGTCGGCGTTCACCTGTCACACATAGATAAAGGAGGTGGAGCTGAAGGAACAAACCATCTCACTGTGATTCACCTTCCTTCGCAGCTTCCGCTTCCTGCTTGTGTTCCAGCCCCtcgtcctgctcctcctgtgaACTGACCCCGCACCCTCGGGTGCTGAGGGACCCCAACAAGGAAACAAACTCCAAGAAGTTGGACTCATTGGGAATCTGACCCTCCTTAGCTTCCAGATCTGACTTGGAACTGGTCATGGTGGTCTGATACGGAGACAAGTGTTTTTATGTATGcatggacagatggatagagATAACTAGAAGAAAGGTACAGAAATAGAAGAAGATAAACTGCCAACATACTGTGTTGTGTGAGGGGTCTGAAAGCAGCACGGCATCTTTCCCACTGTCCATGCTCAGCCCTCGAATGTGAGTCCTGCCACCGGGCCCGTAGCGGCCCACAGCTGGCGGTAGACGCAAGAACCCTTGTGAATCCACGTTAGCGTCCAGAGGGTCTGTGTCATCCCGGTGGGAGTGGACATCGATCCCTGACGAGCTGTTATCGTTTGTCAGCTGTGCGCTCGGCGAGCTGTCCGTCGTCACCTGCAGGCTGAGGTGTTCCTGGTCTGGATCTGGACATTCCAGTGTGGTCGACTCTGAGCTGGTTGTCTCCTTGCAAAGGTGAAACTCTTCACTTTGACTCGTCGTCTGCTGCTGTTTCGGGGTGGGGTCGTCCTCTGAGCCCGCcgcttcctctccctcttcccccTCCTGCCTCTCTTCCTCGGGGGAGTCGAAGGTGATGACAGGGATCTTGATGTGACATTCTCCTGCATCCTTCTGAGCCTGgaggacaaacagaaacatgtgacaATCACTGTCCCTTAGCGTCCCAATGCCTAATCATGCTGCAGCACCCCATGTCAGGTGGTGAAAGGTGCTTCACTGAGAACATTAAAGTGAAAACCCAAACTTCGTCTTACCTGTGCATTCTCCAGAATGCTCTGCTTGACACTCTCCTCCAGCTGAGCCGCAGTCTGAGGGTCACAGCTCATGGTGATGATGATCTTGACTGTGTCGCTGTCGTCCAGGTGGGTGGACGCCTGCCCGGGGACAGAGGAGTCCACGAGAACCACTTCGATCTCATCAGAACAGTACGTCTCCTCCAGTGGCTCATCCTGACGGACAACacaagagagggacagagagttTTACCAAGGATTAGGAAAGTAATCATATTACGTCAAATACAGTCACCATTTTTTGGAAGCATGAGAGTCACATGTTCCAAATTTCTGAGTACATCAAACTCAGCTTCTACATCTGCAAAATCTACCTGTACTGGAGTTTCTGGAACGTCAATGAAAT encodes:
- the pcnx2 gene encoding pecanex-like protein 2, translated to MGSQVVQTLRQGVWASLTGGWYHEPDQNKFNNSCHLYLWIFLLMLPLSLHLALPPTTMALSIYCTSITVFFVLIKLANYRLHLMFDEGEAVVRSSLSDLSKAQEKKSNASDSCLPASIRKSSTVPDSVAMTMLARKRTSPVIQVTVKQTETDPGLIGVDCSKSDEGKTMEEQGESTAEGKPVEAGLHPSPELSPDDLSSPNPDQAAPLLQAQQRPPSRAGREEMRSISASGTMGKMDAELAENEAVKEGVDVQSTLMESDREQGRTAEKALEQERIEEKDCKDKETADRETADEGLPPSKGSEEESEEESDGQKETSDDNNNSLETPKDSQEDFIDVPETPVQDEPLEETYCSDEIEVVLVDSSVPGQASTHLDDSDTVKIIITMSCDPQTAAQLEESVKQSILENAQAQKDAGECHIKIPVITFDSPEEERQEGEEGEEAAGSEDDPTPKQQQTTSQSEEFHLCKETTSSESTTLECPDPDQEHLSLQVTTDSSPSAQLTNDNSSSGIDVHSHRDDTDPLDANVDSQGFLRLPPAVGRYGPGGRTHIRGLSMDSGKDAVLLSDPSHNTTTMTSSKSDLEAKEGQIPNESNFLEFVSLLGSLSTRGCGVSSQEEQDEGLEHKQEAEAAKEENLSTTSRDDDTIAETNTENKSQRPKPPTSLPTDTLQAIPHTHIPIVSPDSPQTDREKDPDYDSLPSQTSQSESSMLQVICRPEATNKEEAYTFHTVHRDRPRKLYAERALNLPLGAELITGNMCDLLSTSSNSECQDGLAGGHTDCPFQRRIIPAHRLRPRRTHPEIFQEEDSLDETSETSTQEKPTRKIYYKLELFPGKWLNILYDRLTLVALLDRNQDVIENLVAIFMAFLVSFLGFVLLNHGCFKDFWVFQFCLVIASCQYSLLKSVQPDAASPTHGHNQLVAYSRAAYFCIFCALIWLLEQLLRRKDLPVSSLYGVTIVCHDALRFLRDLLVGFTYCFPITFLVGLFPQINTFTIYLLEQIDMHFFGGTAATSLISAIYSILRSLIALSLLYGFCFGALKEPWDEQHTPALFSAFCGLLVVFSYHLSRQSSDPSVLLSLIKSKVMPALVESEEEEEESTDIKDPLPEKMQNSMKEILLSDVVVCSVAYILTFAITASTVFLSLKPFVTIVLYALAGTVGFVTHYLIPQLRKHHPWLWISHPVLKTKEYHQFEPREDAVLMWFERLYVGLLCFEKYVVYPAIVLSALTNDGFALSHRKKLGIHCDVLLTTVAGLKLLRSSFCDPSFQFLTLLFTLVFFQFDCPHASESFLLDFFIMSIVFHKMRELLLKLHFILVYIAPWQIAWGSAFHAFAQPFAVPHSAMLLLQTLLTTVFYTPLAPFLGSAIFISSYPRPIKFWERNYNTKRIDNSNSRLVSQVDKETGCDDNNLNSIFYEYLTRSLQQSLCGDLMLGRWGNYSAGDCFILASDYLNALVHLIEIGNGLVTFQLRGLEFRGTYCQQREVEAITEGVEEDDACCCCEPGHLPHTLSCNAAFNLRWLAWEVMATKYLLEGYSISENNAATMLQVYDLRKLLITYYLKSIIYYLVHSPKLATWLKDASIQEALQSYTKWHHIERDPQVFSVKIDEDYVHCLQGVTRASFCNVYLEWIQYCAGKMDTPVDCDEDSPLVTLSYALSVLGRRSLGTASHNMSNSLESFLYGFNTLFKGDFRIATKDEWVFADLDLLQKVVAPAVRMSLKLHQDHFTCLEETEEVSILYEAITNYRSSLVICHESDPAWRKAVLSSRDTLLTLRHMIDDGTDEYKIIMLYKRHLSFKVIKINKECVRGLWAGQQQELVFLRNRNPERGSIQNSKQALRNMVNSSCDQPLGYPMYVSPLTTSYAGTHRTLRSIGGGALSLDAIRSWLCSKWLRVRKDNLTSCNSGVNMEDVDCGAGGSSSLSQNRPSSVTSNSLSLYQHRARTTHSHRHHNTARREYRSRSVQPHSQRPPVTSQSGPILDSGSTHGLVQRLSNSQLSFNTSIASIFSQVPRLSGAGGISSQLQAAQHQQRSSQVSSSSSTLSLLFGKQSFSSGLVISGLSAAEGGNTTDTQSSSSVNIALGPSHRSSSRATQWTSEQYESIDLSYSNTAVAVKEGTQSGDRGCGQGLDETQEDSASASTAPEATDQKTV